In Tripterygium wilfordii isolate XIE 37 chromosome 15, ASM1340144v1, whole genome shotgun sequence, one DNA window encodes the following:
- the LOC120017002 gene encoding hydroquinone glucosyltransferase-like, whose translation METSSLNVVIVPTPGMGHLIPLFELAKRLVHNHNFSITFIVPSDGSPMKSQKKLLQSLSQNKISSIFLPPVSFDDLPPDAKIEARITLSLTRSLGVFRDSFKKLCESTRVVALVVDVFGTEAFDVGAEFGVPPYIFIATTGMSLSFMLEFPKLDAMYSCEFRDLPEPVHLPGCVPVRGIDLCDVVQDRKNEVYRWSLRICNQYRLAAGILVNSSMNIEPGVFKALMEVKPGLPPIYPVGPLTQTRESSSGDDRSGCLEWLDNQPKGSVLFVSFGSGGTLSGDQIKELAFGLEMSGQRFLWVVRPPNDKVNAAYFEANGADEDLSGFLPNGFLDRTRDMGLVVLNWAPQIEVIAHESTGGFLTHCGWNSTLEAIVNGVPLIAWPLYAEQKMNTVLLADDLNVAVRVRIGQNGLVGRDDIARYVKGLMEGEEGRLLRSKMRNLKGGASRVLSQEGSSTKSLAQVAEIWKNHKK comes from the coding sequence ATGGAAACCTCCTCCCTAAATGTAGTGATTGTGCCAACTCCGGGAATGGGTCATCTGATCCCACTCTTCGAGTTAGCCAAACGACTCGTTCACAACCACAACTTCTCAATCACATTCATCGTCCCCAGCGATGGTTCTCCAATGAAATCACAGAAAAAACTCCTCCAATCCCTCTCTCAAAACAAAATCTCCTCCATCTTCCTCCCTCCCGTCAGCTTCGACGACTTGCCTCCGGACGCCAAGATCGAGGCTCGGATTACACTCAGCCTCACTCGCTCCCTCGGTGTTTTCAGAGACTCGTTCAAGAAATTGTGCGAGTCCACTCGGGTGGTCGCGTTAGTTGTCGACGTTTTCGGCACGGAAGCTTTCGACGTAGGGGCGGAATTCGGTGTTCCGCCGTATATATTTATCGCCACAACAGGCATGTCGTTGTCGTTTATGTTAGAATTTCCGAAACTCGATGCAATGTATTCTTGCGAGTTTAGAGATCTACCCGAACCGGTTCATTTGCCCGGGTGTGTGCCGGTTCGGGGTATTGATTTATGCGATGTGGTTCAGGATAGGAAGAACGAAGTCTACAgatggtctcttcgcatctgcAATCAGTACCGACTAGCGGCTGGGATTTTGGTCAATAGTTCTATGAATATTGAACCGGGTGTTTTTAAGGCTTTGATGGAAGTTAAACCCGGTTTGCCTCCGATTTATCCGGTCGGGCCTTTGACTCAGACCAGAGAGAGTAGTTCGGGTGATGACCGGTCTGGGTGTTTGGAGTGGCTAGACAACCAACCAAAAGGGTCGGTCCTATTTGTTAGTTTTGGGAGTGGAGGGACCCTTTCGGGTGACCAGATTAAGGAATTGGCGTTTGGTTTGGAGATGAGTGGGCAGAGGTTTTTGTGGGTTGTGAGACCCCCAAATGACAAAGTAAACGCTGCTTATTTTGAAGCAAATGGAGCTGATGAAGATTTATCTGGGTTTCTACCAAATGGGTTCTTGGATAGGACAAGAGATATGGGCCTAGTGGTGCTCAATTGGGCTCCTCAAATTGAAGTCATAGCCCATGAATCGACGGGCGGGTTCTTGACCCATTGTGGATGGAACTCAACACTTGAGGCTATTGTGAATGGGGTGCCATTGATTGCATGGCCCCTCTATGCAGAACAAAAGATGAATACTGTGTTGTTAGCTGATGACTTGAATGTTGCAGTTAGGGTCAGAATTGGTCAAAATGGGTTAGTGGGTCGAGATGATATTGCAAGATATGTGAAGGGATTGatggaaggagaagaagggaggCTACTAAGAAGCAAGATGAGGAATTTGAAGGGTGGTGCTTCAAGGGTTTTGAGCCAGGAAGGGTCTTCTACAAAATCACTAGCTCAGGTTGCTGAGATTTGGAAGAACCATAAGAAATGA
- the LOC120017283 gene encoding protein trichome birefringence-like 23, with protein MKFNWKLCSVSKKQSWIVKLAIVVLLTGLSFRLFVFRSTGFEPQVETSLLDKAELLKQDDSVVGPSVDETDLQISPAAVDLTSPDAQPVEEPNPEDQIPYAEKCDLFNGDWIPNQSGPLYTNESCSLIETPQNCMKNGRPDSGYLYWRWNPRDCELPPFDAQRFLELMRNKAWALIGDSISRNHVQSLLCMLSTVERPVEVYHDEEYKSKRWHFNSYNLTISNIWSPFLVKAAIFEDNNGVSTSEVQLHLDILDKNWTSLFPRLDYVIFSTGKWFLKAAIYHENNTVAGCHICPEGNFTELGFDFAYRKTLQYAMDFVATSKHKGQIFFRTSTPDHFENGEWHNGGTCQRTTPAKEGEIELKDLNNILRNIELEEFEKAAEKAAKNGVNLKLLDFTNLSLTRPDGHPGPYRQFQPFAKDKIAKVQNDCLHWCLPGPIDSWNDIIMEMTVNSEG; from the exons ATGAAGTTCAACTGGAAGCTATGTTCTGTAAGCAAGAAACAAAGCTGGATTGTGAAGCTAGCGATTGTTGTTCTCTTGACGGGCCTTTCTTTTCGACTCTTCGTTTTTCGTTCTACAGGATTTGAACCCCAGGTCGAAACCAGTTTGCTTGATAAAGCTGAGCTTCTAAAGCAAGATGATTCTGTCGTTGGGCCTTCTGTTGATGAGACCGATTTGCAGATCTCTCCCGCTGCTGTCGATTTAACTTCACCTGATGCTCAACCCGTTGAGGAACCAAACCCTGAAGATCAGATTCCTTATGCAG AAAAGTGTGATCTTTTCAATGGTGATTGGATTCCTAATCAGTCTGGTCCGCTCTACACAAATGAAAGCTGCTCCTTGATTGAGACGCCTCAGAACTGTATGAAGAATGGGCGACCTGATTCAGGGTATCTATACTGGAGGTGGAATCCACGCGACTGTGAATTACCTCCATTTGATGCGCAGAGATTTCTTGAATTGATGAGAAATAAAGCATGGGCCTTGATTGGAGATTCGATATCACGAAACCATGTTCAATCATTGCTATGCATGCTATCAACG GTTGAGCGACCAGTTGAAGTTTACCATGATGAGGAATACAAATCAAAAAGGTGGCATTTCAATTCTTACAATCTAACGATATCAAATATATGGTCCCCTTTCCTCGTAAAAGCTGCTATTTTTGAAGACAATAATGGTGTTTCGACTTCTGAAGTCCAGCTTCATCTTGATATACTTGATAAGAACTGGACAAGTTTGTTCCCAAGGTTGGACTACGTAATATTCTCCACCGGGAAATGGTTTCTTAAAGCTGCTATCTACCATGAGAATAACACAGTGGCCGGCTGCCATATATGCCCGGAAGGGAATTTTACAGAGTTGGGATTTGATTTCGCTTACAGAAAGACTCTACAGTATGCAATGGACTTTGTTGCAACATCCAAACACAAGGGGCAGATATTCTTTAGGACGTCGACTCCTGATCACTTTGAAAATGGAGAATGGCATAATGGAGGAACTTGTCAAAGAACTACACCAGCCAAAGAAGGTGAGATCGAACTGAAGGACTTGAACAATATTCTGCGCAACATTGAACTAGAAGAGTTTGAGAAGGCAGCAGAAAAAGCTGCTAAAAACGGGGTTAACCTTAAGCTTCTTGACTTCACAAATCTCTCATTGACGAGGCCTGATGGTCATCCTGGCCCTTATAGACAGTTTCAACCGTTTGCCAAGGATAAAATTGCCAAAGTCCAAAATGACTGTTTGCATTGGTGCTTACCCGGGCCAATCGACTCATGGAATGATATAATAATGGAGATGACAGTTAACAGCGAAGGGTAA
- the LOC120015934 gene encoding protein ENHANCED DISEASE RESISTANCE 4-like isoform X1 yields the protein MAGDGSKLRLVRCPKCLNLLPEHPDVSVYKCGACGALLRAKKKGPATRSREGHEKWHGLLEKEDHGIVTASETEMETSEIENNRRKERAFRDKNVNLINRSSPRTEDKQVMLDNGRNERDYNTDTGRGFYRSKADKVIGCADKSRQALKHPIDDDDRNVKRSVNFIKEKGVGENSPSMKNSAESLRSRVFVDRWGAERDVHGGCYVNHKGVSGQGKFSARANTDEGPSHIKNREGLYGPNRVREPEQDQAELLRKLDELKDKLSALCNATDKPKDRAPINAKFVPSDAYGGTLTHDGSAKHFAWGNPRHFNNGKGHAPSVNSHDIDMHNSYFPQHAPNGIPGYEDLYRLHMLGTLPNHSTHQYPKRPGHDYLSEQHMNISRDHGPSHPQKTMYHQPGCSCSFCYNLNWQAPSQIPLVDLGHRRLHENPINSNFYHHATHASHFVMGTQNYSPQASHPLLHSHDQLQHTGWPSDIESDVDGFGRMHLRKETVAPTRRQLCYPILGGAPFITCCSCFELLKLPHIFKAREKSRQRLRCGACSTVNFLKVKDNKLIILVSTENDHLTANADNGSNEVSGEGVLSSLGCVDTNDKNSFATDYDLHSTGVKDNVMSEEQKSRDSNKRHGGTSSCSISYEKEESCSISYEKEESLDNIIVHGDVSSEVPAEDDAFPSKKYSHSAENFSNPSPELALSRYGEGKLSKQTNQENLILNKSESGQKFVEAVSLVTEAVSFNEDLNTSVSQESMAASVEEDRARINKGNKSFLKGLIKKSFRDFSRANQNMKTIKVNVWINGQPIPDLVVKKAEILAGPIQPGDYWYDSRSGFWGVTGQPCLGIIPSFIEEFEYPMARNCANGNTSIFVNGRELHQQDLDLLAHRGLPTTRDKFYIIEISGRVLDEDSGEEIAGLGQLAPTIIKLKRGFGMRVPEVLV from the exons ATGGCTGGAGATGGATCAAAGCTTCGGTTAGTTCGCTGTCCAAAATGTCTTAATCTCTTGCCGGAGCATCCAGACGTCTCTGTGTACAAGTGCGGTGCTTGTGGTGCTCTGCTTCGAG CAAAGAAGAAAGGACCTGCAACAAGAAGTAGAGAGGGTCATGAGAAATGGCATGGTTTACTGGAAAAAGAGGACCATGGCATAGTTACTGCATCTGAGACTGAGATGGAGACTAGCGAAATCGAAAATAATAGAAGGAAAGAAAGAGCTTTTAGAGATAAAAATGTGAACTTGATTAACAGATCTTCTCCAAGAACAGAAGATAAACAAGTAATGCTTGATAATGGTAGAAATGAGAGGGATTATAATACCGATACCGGTAGGGGGTTTTATCGAAGCAAGGCAGATAAAGTAATTGGCTGTGCTGATAAATCTAGACAAGCTTTGAAGCATcctattgatgatgatgatagaaaTGTGAAAAGATCTGTCAATTTCATAAAGGAGAAGGGTGTTGGAGAGAATTCACCTAGTATGAAAAATTCAGCTGAGTCATTGAGATCAAGGGTGTTTGTGGACAGATGGGGTGCTGAAAGAGATGTTCATGGGGGATGCTATGTTAACCACAAAGGGGTTTCTGGTCAGGGTAAGTTTTCAGCTCGGGCAAATACTGACGAGGGGCCTTCACATATAAAGAATCGTGAGGGTCTGTATGGACCTAATAGGGTACGAGAACCGGAGCAAGATCAAGCAGAGTTGCTGAGGAAGCTGGATGAGTTGAAAGATAAACTCAGTGCACTTTGTAATGCGACTGACAAGCCAAAGGACAGGGCTCCAATCAATGCGAAATTTGTTCCTTCTGATGCTTATGGTGGAACTCTCACACATGATGGTTCAGCAAAGCATTTTGCATGGGGCAATCCCCGGCATTTCAACAATGGCAAGGGGCATGCTCCTTCAGTGAATAGCCATGACATTGATATGCACAATTCCTATTTTCCGCAGCATGCTCCAAATGGGATTCCTGGTTATGAGGATTTATATAGGCTGCATATGCTTGGAACACTTCCCAATCATTCAACCCATCAATACCCTAAAAGACCAGGTCATGATTACTTATCTGAGCAACATATGAATATCAGTCGTGATCACGGTCCATCACATCCACAGAAAACCATGTACCACCAGCCTGGATGCTCGTGTTCATTCTGTTATAATTTAAATTGGCAAGCTCCTTCACAGATACCACTCGTTGACCTTGGCCACAGAAGATTGCATGAGAATCCAATCAACTCCAATTTCTACCACCACGCCACTCATGCCAGTCATTTTGTGATGGGAACACAGAATTATAGTCCTCAAGCCAGCCATCCTTTATTGCACTCACATGATCAACTGCAGCATACTGGATGGCCTAGTGACATTGAATCGGACGTTGATGGATTTGGTCGGATGCATCTAAGGAAGGAAACCGTTGCTCCCACAAGAAGACAGCTTTGCTATCCAATATTAGGTGGTGCTCCATTTATAACGTGTTGTAGTTGCTTCGAGCTGCTAAAATTGCCCCACATATTTAAAGCAAGGGAGAAGAGTCGGCAAAGACTGCGCTGTGGTGCTTGCTCAACTGTTAATTTTTTGAAAGTCAAGGACAATAAGCTGATTATTTTGGTTTCCACAGAAAACGATCATTTGACTGCTAATGCAGATAATGGCTCAAATGAGGTGTCTGGAGAAGGCGTTTTAAGTTCTCTTGGCTGTGTTGATACTAATGACAAAAATAGTTTTGCTACTGATTATGACCTTCACTCAACGGGTGTCAAAGACAACGTGATGTCAGAAGAACAGAAGTCCAGGGACTCTAACAAAAGGCATGGTGGTACTTCTTCATGTTCCATTTCTTATGAGAAAGAGGAGAGCTGTTCCATTTCTTATGAGAAAGAGGAGAGCCTTGATAATATTATTGTTCATGGAGATGTTTCTTCCGAGGTGCCCGCTGAAGATGATGCCTTTCCTTCAAAAAAATATTCACATTCTGCAGAGAATTTTAGCAATCCCTCTCCTGAACTTGCATTGAGCAGATATGGAGAGGGCAAGTTGAGCAAGCAGACTAATCAAGAAAACCTTATTCTAAACAAAAGTGAATCTGGGCAGAAATTTGTGGAAGCTGTATCACTGGTGACTGAAGCAGTTTCTTTCAATGAAGATCTAAATACTAGCGTATCTCAAGAATCCATGGCGGCAAGCGTAGAAGAAGATCGAGCTAGGATCAATAAGGGGAACAAATCCTTCTTGAAGGGTCTCATTAAGAAGAGCTTTAGAGATTTCTCAAGAGCTAATCAAAACATGAAGACCATAAAGGTTAATGTTTGGATTAACGGGCAACCTATACCAGACCTTGTGGTTAAGAAAGCTGAAATACTAGCAGGGCCAATTCAACCTGGAGATTACTG GTACGACTCTCGATCTGGATTTTGGGGTGTGACAGGCCAACCTTGCCTTGGAATAATTCCT TCTTttattgaagaatttgaatatcCCATGGCTAGAAATTGTGCTAATGGAAACACTAGTATCTTTGTAAATGGGAGAGAGCTTCATCAGCAAGATCTGGACCTACTTGCTCACAGAGGACTACCAACTACAAGGGATAAGTTCTACATTATTGAAATATCGGGAAGAGTTCTAGACGAGGACTCTGGTGAAGAGATAGCTGGCCTTGGCCAACTTGCTCCAAC AATTATAAAGTTAAAGCGCGGCTTTGGTATGAGAGTTCCAGAAGTGCTCGTGTGA
- the LOC120015934 gene encoding protein ENHANCED DISEASE RESISTANCE 4-like isoform X2 — MAGDGSKLRLVRCPKCLNLLPEHPDVSVYKCGACGALLRAKKKGPATRSREGHEKWHGLLEKEDHGIVTASETEMETSEIENNRRKERAFRDKNVNLINRSSPRTEDKQVMLDNGRNERDYNTDTGRGFYRSKADKVIGCADKSRQALKHPIDDDDRNVKRSVNFIKEKGVGENSPSMKNSAESLRSRVFVDRWGAERDVHGGCYVNHKGVSGQGKFSARANTDEGPSHIKNREGLYGPNRVREPEQDQAELLRKLDELKDKLSALCNATDKPKDRAPINAKFVPSDAYGGTLTHDGSAKHFAWGNPRHFNNGKGHAPSVNSHDIDMHNSYFPQHAPNGIPGYEDLYRLHMLGTLPNHSTHQYPKRPGHDYLSEQHMNISRDHGPSHPQKTMYHQPGCSCSFCYNLNWQAPSQIPLVDLGHRRLHENPINSNFYHHATHASHFVMGTQNYSPQASHPLLHSHDQLQHTGWPSDIESDVDGFGRMHLRKETVAPTRRQLCYPILGGAPFITCCSCFELLKLPHIFKAREKSRQRLRCGACSTVNFLKVKDNKLIILVSTENDHLTANADNGSNEVSGEGVLSSLGCVDTNDKNSFATDYDLHSTGVKDNVMSEEQKSRDSNKRHGGTSSCSISYEKEESCSISYEKEESLDNIIVHGDVSSEVPAEDDAFPSKKYSHSAENFSNPSPELALSRYGEGKLSKQTNQENLILNKSESGQKFVEAVSLVTEAVSFNEDLNTSVSQESMAASVEEDRARINKGNKSFLKGLIKKSFRDFSRANQNMKTIKVNVWINGQPIPDLVVKKAEILAGPIQPGDYWYDSRSGFWGVTGQPCLGIIPCYYCFSLLLKNLNIPWLEIVLMETLVSL, encoded by the exons ATGGCTGGAGATGGATCAAAGCTTCGGTTAGTTCGCTGTCCAAAATGTCTTAATCTCTTGCCGGAGCATCCAGACGTCTCTGTGTACAAGTGCGGTGCTTGTGGTGCTCTGCTTCGAG CAAAGAAGAAAGGACCTGCAACAAGAAGTAGAGAGGGTCATGAGAAATGGCATGGTTTACTGGAAAAAGAGGACCATGGCATAGTTACTGCATCTGAGACTGAGATGGAGACTAGCGAAATCGAAAATAATAGAAGGAAAGAAAGAGCTTTTAGAGATAAAAATGTGAACTTGATTAACAGATCTTCTCCAAGAACAGAAGATAAACAAGTAATGCTTGATAATGGTAGAAATGAGAGGGATTATAATACCGATACCGGTAGGGGGTTTTATCGAAGCAAGGCAGATAAAGTAATTGGCTGTGCTGATAAATCTAGACAAGCTTTGAAGCATcctattgatgatgatgatagaaaTGTGAAAAGATCTGTCAATTTCATAAAGGAGAAGGGTGTTGGAGAGAATTCACCTAGTATGAAAAATTCAGCTGAGTCATTGAGATCAAGGGTGTTTGTGGACAGATGGGGTGCTGAAAGAGATGTTCATGGGGGATGCTATGTTAACCACAAAGGGGTTTCTGGTCAGGGTAAGTTTTCAGCTCGGGCAAATACTGACGAGGGGCCTTCACATATAAAGAATCGTGAGGGTCTGTATGGACCTAATAGGGTACGAGAACCGGAGCAAGATCAAGCAGAGTTGCTGAGGAAGCTGGATGAGTTGAAAGATAAACTCAGTGCACTTTGTAATGCGACTGACAAGCCAAAGGACAGGGCTCCAATCAATGCGAAATTTGTTCCTTCTGATGCTTATGGTGGAACTCTCACACATGATGGTTCAGCAAAGCATTTTGCATGGGGCAATCCCCGGCATTTCAACAATGGCAAGGGGCATGCTCCTTCAGTGAATAGCCATGACATTGATATGCACAATTCCTATTTTCCGCAGCATGCTCCAAATGGGATTCCTGGTTATGAGGATTTATATAGGCTGCATATGCTTGGAACACTTCCCAATCATTCAACCCATCAATACCCTAAAAGACCAGGTCATGATTACTTATCTGAGCAACATATGAATATCAGTCGTGATCACGGTCCATCACATCCACAGAAAACCATGTACCACCAGCCTGGATGCTCGTGTTCATTCTGTTATAATTTAAATTGGCAAGCTCCTTCACAGATACCACTCGTTGACCTTGGCCACAGAAGATTGCATGAGAATCCAATCAACTCCAATTTCTACCACCACGCCACTCATGCCAGTCATTTTGTGATGGGAACACAGAATTATAGTCCTCAAGCCAGCCATCCTTTATTGCACTCACATGATCAACTGCAGCATACTGGATGGCCTAGTGACATTGAATCGGACGTTGATGGATTTGGTCGGATGCATCTAAGGAAGGAAACCGTTGCTCCCACAAGAAGACAGCTTTGCTATCCAATATTAGGTGGTGCTCCATTTATAACGTGTTGTAGTTGCTTCGAGCTGCTAAAATTGCCCCACATATTTAAAGCAAGGGAGAAGAGTCGGCAAAGACTGCGCTGTGGTGCTTGCTCAACTGTTAATTTTTTGAAAGTCAAGGACAATAAGCTGATTATTTTGGTTTCCACAGAAAACGATCATTTGACTGCTAATGCAGATAATGGCTCAAATGAGGTGTCTGGAGAAGGCGTTTTAAGTTCTCTTGGCTGTGTTGATACTAATGACAAAAATAGTTTTGCTACTGATTATGACCTTCACTCAACGGGTGTCAAAGACAACGTGATGTCAGAAGAACAGAAGTCCAGGGACTCTAACAAAAGGCATGGTGGTACTTCTTCATGTTCCATTTCTTATGAGAAAGAGGAGAGCTGTTCCATTTCTTATGAGAAAGAGGAGAGCCTTGATAATATTATTGTTCATGGAGATGTTTCTTCCGAGGTGCCCGCTGAAGATGATGCCTTTCCTTCAAAAAAATATTCACATTCTGCAGAGAATTTTAGCAATCCCTCTCCTGAACTTGCATTGAGCAGATATGGAGAGGGCAAGTTGAGCAAGCAGACTAATCAAGAAAACCTTATTCTAAACAAAAGTGAATCTGGGCAGAAATTTGTGGAAGCTGTATCACTGGTGACTGAAGCAGTTTCTTTCAATGAAGATCTAAATACTAGCGTATCTCAAGAATCCATGGCGGCAAGCGTAGAAGAAGATCGAGCTAGGATCAATAAGGGGAACAAATCCTTCTTGAAGGGTCTCATTAAGAAGAGCTTTAGAGATTTCTCAAGAGCTAATCAAAACATGAAGACCATAAAGGTTAATGTTTGGATTAACGGGCAACCTATACCAGACCTTGTGGTTAAGAAAGCTGAAATACTAGCAGGGCCAATTCAACCTGGAGATTACTG GTACGACTCTCGATCTGGATTTTGGGGTGTGACAGGCCAACCTTGCCTTGGAATAATTCCT TGTTACTATTGTTTCAGTCTTttattgaagaatttgaatatcCCATGGCTAGAAATTGTGCTAATGGAAACACTAGTATCTTTGTAA
- the LOC120017001 gene encoding high mobility group B protein 6-like, whose amino-acid sequence MADVAISEIPIKKKRTTTNKRALKQKNPSPNDANILAQTLSQSSPAVIPVPSDNDPEKENHESLSQPRSSPKKAKAKGKASKGKQQSFENELLDLQDMLQKLRLEKEKTEDLLKEKDEILKAKEEELETRGKEQEKLQVELKKLQKLKEFKPTVSFPISMNNEEDKNEKKKKGCPEKKRPSTPYILWCKDQWNEIKKNNPEAEFKEISNILGAKWKIVTAEEKKPYEEKYKAEKEAYLQVMAKDKREKEAMKLLEEELMQKTAMELLEQYVQFKQEADKKENKKAKKEKDPLKPKHPMSAFFLFSNERRAALIAGGKSFVEVAKIAGEEWKNMTEEQKAPYEKESKKNKEKYSKEMEVYKLKKEEEVTNLKMEEEELMKLQKQEALQLLKKKEKTDNIIKKTKEKRQKKKQQNADPNRPKRPATSFLLFSKEARKNLLQERPGINNSTLTALISLKWKELNEEEKQVWNAEAAEAMKVYKKELEEYNKTAAAANVE is encoded by the exons ATGGCTGACGTTGCTATTTCCGAGATACCCATCAAGAAAAAGAGAACCACAACAAACAAGAGAGCACTGAAGCAAAAGAACCCATCACCGAATGATGCTAATATCCTTGCCCAGACGCTCTCTCAGTCTTCTCCTGCAGTGATTCCGGTCCCATCAGATAACGATCCGGAAAAAGAGAACCATGAGAGCCTCTCTCAACCTCGCTCCTCCCCAAAGAAAGCAAAGGCCAAGGGCAAGGCCTCAAAGGGAAAGCAGCAGTCTTTCGAGAATGAATTGCTAGATCTGCAAGATATGCTTCAGAAGTTGAGGCTTGAGAAGGAAAAGACCGAGGATCTCTTGAAGGAGAAAGATGAGATCTTGAAGGCAAAAGAAGAGGAACTCGAAACAAGAGGAAAAGAGCAGGAGAAGCTGCAGGTGGAACTCAAGAAATTACAGAAGTTGAAGGAGTTCAAACCCACCGTG AGTTTCCCTATTTCAATGAACAATGAAGAAGACAAgaatgagaaaaagaagaaaggctGCCCTGAGAAGAAACGGCCCTCCACACCATACATATTGTGGTGCAAAGACCAGTGGAATGAG ATCAAGAAAAACAATCCAGAAGCAGAGTtcaaagaaatttcaaacattttgGGGGCAAAATGGAAAATCGTTACTGCAGAAGAGAAGAAGCCTTATGAGGAGAAGTATAAGGCTGAGAAAGAAGCTTATCTGCAAGTTATGGCAAAGGACAAGCGTGAAAAAGAAGCAATGAAGCTCCTGGAGGAGGAGCTTATGCAGAAGACTGCTATGGAGTTGCTTGAACAATATGTCCAGTTCAAACAGGAAGCTGACAAGAAGGAGAACAAGAAAGCAAA GAAAGAGAAAGATCCATTGAAACCAAAGCATCCCATGTCAGCATTTTTCCTGTTCTCGAATGAGAGACGTGCAGCGCTAATTGCAGGAGGCAAAAGTTTTGTGGAG GTAGCCAAGATTGCCGGTGAAGAGTGGAAGAACATGACAGAAGAGCAAAAGGCTCCCTACGAAAAG GAATCAAAGAAGAACAAGGAGAAATACAGTAAAGAAATGGAGGTCTACAAGctgaaaaaggaagaagaggttACCAATCTCAAGATGGAAGAGGAAGAGCTGATGAAACTTCAGAAACAGGAAGCCTTGCAACtgctcaagaagaaagaaaaaacggATAACATTATTAAG AAAACCAAAGAGAAACGGCAGAAGAAGAAGCAACAGAATGCTGATCCTAACAGGCCAAAGAGGCCTGCAACTTCATTCCTTCTGTTCAG TAAGGAAGCAAGGAAGAACTTGTTGCAAGAGCGACCAGGAATCAACAACTCTACCCTTACTGCACTGATTTCATTGAAATGGAAG GAGCTgaatgaagaagagaagcaaGTTTGGAATGCCGAAGCTGCTGAGGCCATGAAAGTTTATAAGAAGGAATTGGAGGAATACAACAaaactgctgctgctgccaATGTGGAATGA